CTCTGCTGCAAAgttcagctgtgccagctcaggAAGCACTTGTGGTGCTCTCGTAAGGTTTATACCTAAATGGAGAAATGGTCGGTCTTCACTGCTGAAGGGAAAAGAAGTGAAGCAGCCAGATAGTTATCCCTGCCGACTCTGCGGGAAGATATTTGATTCCATTGACAAGCTCACCGTCCATACTTATGCACACAAAGGGGAGCGTCCCTACAAGTGTTCACAGCACGGATGCACAAAAGCCTTCATTTCCAAATATAAACTGCTCAGGTACAGCTCCAAAGGCATTCCTTTTCTGCTGGTGgtgtgggggggaaaaaaggacatCTTTTTCCTTTGGGGGTGTTCTAGTGACAGTTAATCCCCAAGGTCCAGTTTTTATTATTACTGGTTTTGATAGAATTGGCAAAAACTAGTCTCCCTTAATTATGGTGGTTACTGAAAAAGATGATGTTGAGCAGTTTTAAGCTACTCTATGCTTTATGATTGACACCTTCCTCCCCCTCACCAAATGTAGGCTTTTACTAATAACCTGAGAAGTGGTGGGAATGCCTTCCTTCAAGAATTCCAGTGTTTTCAAGTTTTGAGGCTGCAAGAGTTAATGTACTAGAATAAATGTGAACACAAATAACTTTTTTGTGtctatgttttgttttttttttttctcttaggcACTCAGCCACTCATTCTCCACAGAAATCTCACCAGTGTGGCTACTGTGAAAAGACCTTTCATAGGAAAGACCATCTGAAGAATCACCTTCAGACTCATGACCCCAACAAGATGGCCTTCAAGTGTGAAGAGTGTGGCAAGAAGTACAACACCAAGCTAGGCTATAAGAGACACTTGGCTCTTCATGCTGCCACCAGTGGGGACCTCACCTGTAGGGTGTGTGCCCAAGAATTTGGTGGTACTGAGGTTCTGTTGGAACACCTCAAGAGTCATGCAGGGAAACCAACTGGCAAcatgaaggaaaagaaacataaGTGTGACCACTGTGAGCGTCACTTCTATACCCGTAAAGATGTGCGACGTCACATGGTAGTCCACACgggctgcaaagacttcctgtGCCAGTTCTGTGCCCAGAGGTTTGGGCGGAAGGACCACTTGACACGCCATACCAGGAAGACTCATCCACAAGAACTGCTGAAGAGCAGGTTGCAGAATGGTGACTCAGTGGGTCTCCTTGACCAGCTCTTTTCATACAGACTGAAGGAAGATGCCAGCATGCTGTCCCCTCTTCCTGAAAGGGTCCCTGTGCCGAATGGGATTGTGAATAGTTCAGAAACAGAGGAGTACAACTGTTCACATCTTCATTCCCAGTCAAGCTTACAAACTGCTCTTCCTCTTGAGTCTTCTCCTCACTTGCAAAGGATGGGCTGTGCAGACAGCCTCCCGGCTGTCCCTCCCACACCATGTTCAGCAGCTGTCCCCATCAACCTGAACCTTCATCAGCCTAACAAATATGACCTTAGTTCTACCTCATTTGCCGCAGGATCCCTCAAGAATCTACCGATAAAAGTGGATGTTAAAGGTTACAATGTGCATCTTCTCGAGGACCTGCCGTTACCAGAACCTCAGTCTCTCCACAAAATCATTATGGAAGAAGCTTCCTCAGGGCCTGTAGGGGATACTAACAAGTACCCAGTGCACAAAGagacagaggcagcagctgaaaCTGCAAGCCTGCCTTTCATGGATCTCACTCATGTGATGGGCTTCTGGCAGCTCCCACCAGGTGACAACCAGAACACTACTGGGGACATCACAATGGCCTTTGGCTCAGAAGAACCATCACACAGGCTGAatggccttggccaacagcaaGGTCTTCAGCTAGCAGCTGGTGGGATGGCCATAAACCAGCTGCATCATTTTCCTCGCTCCTTTCCATCCACTACAAATTCTGTAACGTTGCCTCACTTTCACCATGCCTTCAAGTAACCATCATcctgtgtgggttttttatttttattttttttttaagactgtGCTTCTTACTTAAATCTGTTAGAACcggggtgtttttgttttgttttgaagaaaaacTGCCCCAGATGTTTTCAAAGCACATTATAAACATGGTAGTTAAATTCAGGATGTTAATAAACAAGAAGCTCTATTTTTCATACTGTTAGTTTTTTAGCATATGACAACAGTAGAACTAACATATCTCCCtctatatttttgtttcttttcatgcAAACAACTGAATAACTATCTTCAGTGACAGCGAAGTATCATAACAGGCACAATAAAACTATGGCTGCTGCAATAGGAGAAATAGGGTTAGGGTGAATGGGAAGAGGGGGGAAATCACAAAGAAATCAATTTAACGAGCCATAAATCACAGAAAATTTGTACACATGGCAAATGTAACAAATGATTTATCAACATCAGATAGATTTCTGTTAAGCACTTAATTAATGAACTTTATTAATCCTTAATTTAAATCAGAATCATTCCAAGAGTAAATCTTACATCTTTGTTTCACTTTCTTCAATGAAGTTCATCACTATTATGATTATGTTAAACtagattttgttttctggagTGCAGTTCAGCTGTGTGCCTTTTCCCTAGGGCTGGAAATAACTACCACTTCTGAACGACTGTGTAAGAACTGCAGTCTTGGATACATGCAGTTCTCAGAATGGGAAGTGAATTGTCTCAACTTAGAACAAAACATTAATTTTCCTTTAGAGCTGGATCTGTCAAGACATCAGacacttctctctctctttctctttctagtACAGCACTTGAGCATTTGCTTAAATTTAAGCTTATGGTATCCCATTGGGTCAACAGCTTGATTAATTCAAcacttaataaaaaataatgcatCCTACCTATGGGGCCTTTATTCACCTTTTGTTGATAAAAATG
The genomic region above belongs to Passer domesticus isolate bPasDom1 chromosome 3, bPasDom1.hap1, whole genome shotgun sequence and contains:
- the PLAGL1 gene encoding zinc finger protein PLAGL1 isoform X2, yielding MMFVRLARNQEEQTLVAYQHCGEVYFTTVKPIEPHTELKVWYAADYAKFMEASAVFIKEESDVSPLPPVAKEPVDPWICSSCGGTFTTFALLESHQCIHKDRVLPTRFRPPNKLGPVKAKNKLKGKLRGASLGKSITQCFGTISCSSAAKFSCASSGSTCGALVRFIPKWRNGRSSLLKGKEVKQPDSYPCRLCGKIFDSIDKLTVHTYAHKGERPYKCSQHGCTKAFISKYKLLRHSATHSPQKSHQCGYCEKTFHRKDHLKNHLQTHDPNKMAFKCEECGKKYNTKLGYKRHLALHAATSGDLTCRVCAQEFGGTEVLLEHLKSHAGKPTGNMKEKKHKCDHCERHFYTRKDVRRHMVVHTGCKDFLCQFCAQRFGRKDHLTRHTRKTHPQELLKSRLQNGDSVGLLDQLFSYRLKEDASMLSPLPERVPVPNGIVNSSETEEYNCSHLHSQSSLQTALPLESSPHLQRMGCADSLPAVPPTPCSAAVPINLNLHQPNKYDLSSTSFAAGSLKNLPIKVDVKGYNVHLLEDLPLPEPQSLHKIIMEEASSGPVGDTNKYPVHKETEAAAETASLPFMDLTHVMGFWQLPPGDNQNTTGDITMAFGSEEPSHRLNGLGQQQGLQLAAGGMAINQLHHFPRSFPSTTNSVTLPHFHHAFK
- the PLAGL1 gene encoding zinc finger protein PLAGL1 isoform X1, translating into MSTDLLWCEDCGKSLIGECKLHGPLIRAKDRVIPSRARLTLPHYLTLRVLELRAGNQQILGVFAKKVIQKRTQFGPYVGQLSTKLTCYDESRLVLQVLKDGGKYFLDTPNEDCGNWMMFVRLARNQEEQTLVAYQHCGEVYFTTVKPIEPHTELKVWYAADYAKFMEASAVFIKEESDVSPLPPVAKEPVDPWICSSCGGTFTTFALLESHQCIHKDRVLPTRFRPPNKLGPVKAKNKLKGKLRGASLGKSITQCFGTISCSSAAKFSCASSGSTCGALVRFIPKWRNGRSSLLKGKEVKQPDSYPCRLCGKIFDSIDKLTVHTYAHKGERPYKCSQHGCTKAFISKYKLLRHSATHSPQKSHQCGYCEKTFHRKDHLKNHLQTHDPNKMAFKCEECGKKYNTKLGYKRHLALHAATSGDLTCRVCAQEFGGTEVLLEHLKSHAGKPTGNMKEKKHKCDHCERHFYTRKDVRRHMVVHTGCKDFLCQFCAQRFGRKDHLTRHTRKTHPQELLKSRLQNGDSVGLLDQLFSYRLKEDASMLSPLPERVPVPNGIVNSSETEEYNCSHLHSQSSLQTALPLESSPHLQRMGCADSLPAVPPTPCSAAVPINLNLHQPNKYDLSSTSFAAGSLKNLPIKVDVKGYNVHLLEDLPLPEPQSLHKIIMEEASSGPVGDTNKYPVHKETEAAAETASLPFMDLTHVMGFWQLPPGDNQNTTGDITMAFGSEEPSHRLNGLGQQQGLQLAAGGMAINQLHHFPRSFPSTTNSVTLPHFHHAFK